AGCGGCGGATACCCATGATCACCAAGAGTCCAAATGAGTTACGTGATCTTCCTTCGTGCTTGGCATATGACGTCCTTCGGGTATGATGATTGCCACGGATTCCCTGCAACCGACTGGCTGGGAACGACCATGAAAAGAGTCCGCATGAACCGGCGCAGCCACTTGCCTGGCATCACTGCTGCAATTGTCTTTCTGACAATTGGTTGTGCTTTTTGCTGCCCCGCACGCGGCGACGCCCGATCCGCATCCCAGCCGACCGGTGAGCTCCCGGCTGCCTCGCCGGGTGTGGTGAAAATGCTCACCCTGGAAGCCGTCGAGCCACACGGAAACACACGGACCTCCCTCGCCGTGATCGAACGATATCTCGGACTATCGCCCGGGGCCCGGCTCGATCAGGAGGACCTGCTGGAGGCCGTGGCCAGGCTGCGCGAAAGCGGCCTCTTCGACGCGGTGGACTACTTCACGCGCCCCGGTCGTACGCGCGGCGCGTTGGTCCTGGTCCTGGAGGTCGAGGAGCGCGGGCCGGACCTGCGTCTCGGCACCGGCAACAGCGACCTGGACGGCTGGTACCTGATCCCGGCCGCGCTTTCCCTCGACAACCTGACCGGGCGCGGTGAACAGGCCGCCGTGCAGCTGATGATCGGCTATCGCATGGCGGGCCTGACGGCCCACTACCGGCGCGGCGCGGCGCCCGGCGACCGCACGTTCTGGGGTGCGGAGATCCGGGCCTTCGCCAGCGAGCGCGTCTACTTCGAGGACGGCGTGGAGTACGCCCACCTCGTGTCGCGAGGCGGCTTGAGCCTGCATCTGGGCCGCCGTCTCGGCCGCGGCTGGAGCCTGTCGGCGGCGGTGCAGTTGGAAACCGCCGACGCCGATTCGACCGGCACGGTCTGGCGCGACGATGACGTGAGCGGCGTCACCCAGGGCGACGAAGTCCCCTTCGCCGAACTGCCCGAGGGCATCGCGGCTGGCGTCGGCGAACGCGAGCGCACCATCTGGCATACGGACCTCGTGCTGGACACCCGCTCGCCGGAACGCCGCGCGGGTTCGCCCGCGGCTGGATTGTGGGGGCGGCTGCGCCTGGGATACACGTTGCAAAAGGAGGGCGATTTCCCCTCCGGGAGGTGCGACCTGCGCGCCTATCGCT
This genomic stretch from bacterium harbors:
- a CDS encoding BamA/TamA family outer membrane protein, producing the protein MLTLEAVEPHGNTRTSLAVIERYLGLSPGARLDQEDLLEAVARLRESGLFDAVDYFTRPGRTRGALVLVLEVEERGPDLRLGTGNSDLDGWYLIPAALSLDNLTGRGEQAAVQLMIGYRMAGLTAHYRRGAAPGDRTFWGAEIRAFASERVYFEDGVEYAHLVSRGGLSLHLGRRLGRGWSLSAAVQLETADADSTGTVWRDDDVSGVTQGDEVPFAELPEGIAAGVGERERTIWHTDLVLDTRSPERRAGSPAAGLWGRLRLGYTLQKEGDFPSGRCDLRAYRSLGSGVLGLHGRAAYVGAEAPFYDRLYLGGLYTVRGFPSQSLSAPSGDEWLCQGSAEYRAPLLGDAARPRLVGLLFVDAGRS